The following are encoded together in the Chlorocebus sabaeus isolate Y175 chromosome 12, mChlSab1.0.hap1, whole genome shotgun sequence genome:
- the RLN2 gene encoding prorelaxin H2, with the protein MPRLFLFHLLGVCLLLNQFSRAVAAKWMDDVIKACGRELVRAQIAICGKSTLGKRSLNQEDAPLKPRPAAEIVPSVINQDTETINMMSEFVANLPQELKLTLSERQPALPELQQHVPVLKDSNLSFEEFKKIIRKRQSEATDSSPSELKSLGLDTHSRKKRQLYMTLSNKCCHIGCTKKSLAKFC; encoded by the exons ATGCCTCGCCTGTTCTTGTTTCATCTGCTAGGAGTCTGTTTACTACTGAACCAATTTTCCAGAGCAGTCGCGGCCAAATGGATGGACGACGTTATTAAAGCATGCGGCCGCGAATTAGTTCGCGCGCAGATTGCCATTTGCGGCAAGAGCACCTTGGGCAAAAGGTCTCTGAACCAGGAAGATGCTCCTCTGAAACCTAGACCAGCGGCAG aaaTTGTGCCATCCGTCATCAACCAAGATACAGAAACCATAAATATGATGTCAGAATTTGTTGCTAATTTGCCACAGGAGCTGAAGTTAACCCTGTCTGAGAGGCAGCCAGCATTACCAGAGCTACAACAACATGTACCTGTATTAAAAGATTCCAATCTTAGCTTTgaagaatttaagaaaattattcgCAAGAGACAAAGTGAAGCCACAGACAGCAGTCCTTCAGAATTAAAATCCTTAGGCTTGGATACTCATTCTCGAAAAAAGAGACAACTCTACATGACATTGTCTAATAAATGTTGCCATATTGGTTGTACCAAAAAATCTCTTGCTAAATTTTGCTGA